CTTCagtcatttttcaaaatgtggtagcaatctctgccttttgatcTGACAGTTTTGCTGGTGTCTTATAACAAATGTGTGTTTATTCCTGAAGGAAGAAACGTTGATTgtcaggaaaaattaaaagaaaaaaagaggcccAATATAAGCTTGACACTTATCCCccacaggaagaaaataatacagcAAATACTACTGAGAACTTATAACATAGATAAATACTGGTTTCTAAGAATAAAGACAGAACATGATGGATAAAGGTcatctaaaattacattttttaatcataaaaagactttacagttttctgcatTGAACATTTCTCCAAAACCAAATTCACTGAATTTACTAAAAAAGAAACTTAGTTATTTTGgttaactgttttttttaattgaaacaaaatgagcttcattttttaagaatttttaaaaattttcttattatgttcagttagccaacatatagattacattttttaaggattttatttatttatttgacagagagagagagcacaagcagagggagctggagacaTTGGGAGAAGTTGGTTCCTAACtgatcagggagtctgatgcCAGACtaggtcctaggaccctgggagcatggcctgagccgaaggcaaatgtataaatgactgagccacccatgttccCTATAttgattacattttaataatCTATAGTTTCTATAAAGTCAATTTTACAGAGAATTTTATTAATTCTACTTATTTACTCTTCTGGAAAGAAGACAATGAGATATTTTGCGATCAAAAAATTCCCTTTTGAACTCCTATTATCCTCaaatatggagagtaacaaaacaaagtgaacatagtttaaaatgaaaaaaaaaaaaggaagtcaattgttaatttaaataaagaacaTAAAGATGATAGGAATGGATCACTATGTTGTAAAAACTATGTTATTTACATGGCTTCTTCCATGTATTAAATGATATTTctggcttctgttttctttcacacAAATAAAGAATTTTACTCTCATTTACAACCAAGGCAATTCTAGTCTCATATATGTAAGAcaggaaatacatttatttcttctggtcacttttaaaaagtatgcaTGTTAAGAATAACAATAATCGTGTTCTTATTAAGCTCAGGAATTATAACAGAGACATCAACTTCCACCAAAATCAGAAGATGAAGTTTGTAAGTGGCATCAAAGTTAAAACTCAGAATTAAGTATTTTAGTCCTAAGAACACACAATCTTGGAAACTGCAAAACAATGCTTCAATATCTAAATTACAGATATGATAACTAGTATTGCAGGAACgaatttcctttgcctctggagacttatctagaaaaatTTTACTGTGGCCAATTTCAGAGAGATTACTGCTGTgccctcttctaggatttttatgcttttaggcctcacatttagatctttaatccatttcaagtttagttttgtggatggtgtaagagagtggtgtattttcattcttctgcatgtagctgaccagtttacaccaccatttgttggagagactctctttcttcccattggatgttctttcctcctttatGGAATGAAGacactcttaactgtagagatcaaactgatgattaccagagggaagatgggtgggggaaagggagaaataggggatggggattaaggaaggaGTGCACGGGTcctgatgagcaccgggtgatgtATGCAAttcttgaatcactatattgtacaactgaaatgAATATAAGTGTGTGTTACcaatactgaaattaaaataaaataaaaattaagaaataaaaattaagaaatatgttGCATATATAGACAATTTTCTTACAGGTACAGGTGTTATGTAAAGTCACGAGGGGACTTTTAACATAGACCTGTGAATACGGTTTTCCATTTCAAGAGAGGATGTGTAGAATATTTATGCTTTAACAGGCTGAGTGGATATTGCAAAACTGCACACAGGAAAAAAGTTCCATTGCTTCATTTCATTGGAGCTACTAATAtgaacataaaaatttttaaatcttcaattCCTTTACTATTTACAtactctttctttttgtcttgtttcccAACAGTAGATtttgcttaaagaaaataaaaggcagcaTGAGAAACCATACAATGATTACAGAGTTCATTCTCTTGGGCATCTCAGATGACCCACAGCTTCAGGTTgtaatctttatctttttatttatggcTTATGTATTAAGTGTCACTGGAAACCTAACCATCATCATCCTCACCCTGATAGACTGTCATCTCAAGACTCCTATGTATTACTTCCTGCAGAATTTCTCCTTAGAAATCACATTCACCAGTGTCTCTATCCCCAGATTTTTGGGGGCGATCATTACAAATATCAAGACCATTTCCTATAACAATTGTTTAGCTCaactatttttcttcatcttcatggGTGTTGCTGAATTTTTTCTTCTCACTGCCATGTCTTTTGATCGTTACGTTGCCATCTGCAAGCCTCTTCATTACACCACCATCATGAGCAAAAAAATCTGCACCCTGCTTGTCTTTGGGTCCTGGCTAGGAGGATTTCTTACCATtttcccaccactcatgctcaTCCTCCAGCTAGATTTTTGTGCTTCCAATGTAATTGATCATTTCTCTTGTGACTATTTCCCCATCTTACAACTCTCCTGCTCAGACACATGGCTTTTGGAAATGATTGgcttttactttgcttttgtcACTTCTCTTCACTTTGGCATTAGTGATTCTTTCCTACCTGTGCATCCTTAGCACGATCCTGAGAATCCCATCTGCTAGTCAGAGGAAAAaggctttctccacatgctccTCTCACTTGATTGTCATTTCCATCTCTTATGGGAGCTGTATATTCATGTATGTCAAGCCTTCAGCAAAAGAAAGAGCATCACTGACCAAAGGAGTAGCTATTCTCAACACCTCAATTGCCCCCATGTTGAACCCTTTTATTTATACCTTGAGGAATCAGCAAGTAAAACAAGCTTTCAGAAACTTGCTTCTTAAAGTACTGCTttctagaaacaaatgaaaatatgtattaaCATGAATTGATATCATTGTGAAGACccaataaatgataaataaaatttcaacttCTACAGTATCCTCCAATATCCATCTCACAGACACTTGTAAGGCAAagtactttaatttttcttttaaaccaaaaATAGCTActttatgtctttcttttaaaCCCTCTATAGGTTCTCTTTCCTTATTGAGTTACAATTCTATACAGAAAAGCAGTGGCTATAAAACATACCtaattttgctgatttttatGAATAATACAAATATTGTATATGGTTAATAGTTAAAGGAGTAAACAGTTTAATCAACTtactctaaaatattattttgtggggtgcctgtgtggctcagtggtttaagcctctgccttcggctcaggtcatgatctcagggtcctgggatcaagtcccacatcaggctctctgcttggcaggaagcctgcttccctctcactctctctgcccacttgcaatatctctgtcaaataaataaataaagtcttaaaaaaataaaatattattttgttactGATATTGCAGTTTCTTTCTTAaagttataaaaaatgaaatatattatctGCAACAGCCATATTTTTTTACATAATATCTGTAGTTTTTGTCCAATTCCTCCCTTTAGGTATAGGCTTGAATGTTTACTTTACTGCTTATAAATTATTTGAAGGTCATATATCTTCTGTTTTGTAGTTATGCTTAGGTATATGTTATGTCTTATTTTATATACTCTCCTTGTTTACttgtattatatttaaaaatatgagataAATGAGTATTTAGGCAGTCACCATTACAGTCATGCCACCTGGAAGTCTAACAGGATTTCACAAATAATAATATCTCTTTTGTAGAGAGCGTTTATTCTATGCCATATACTCAACTAGGTATGTCCTCAATCATACTGTATTTAGTTTTCAAAGCTATATGGCAAATTAGGGTGATTATCTCTTTTTCACAAATATGTAAATAGAGAGGTTGAGTTTTCGCCTGAGGTCTTGAGCTATAACAACCAATATAATAACCTgatttgaaaatgaaacaaaataaaataactaaaacttaTGCTTgttctattttacattttccaAACTCTTATGGACCTGCATATATTGCTTTGTTTTTACTAAAGACAGGAACAATTTAATTGGTGTTTTACACTCACATCATATCATTTGGGGATGATTATGTTATCATGGTCTGGTCAAGGAAGGTGCCAATATACACTGGAACATTAATCAATCAAAACAAGAACCTCCTCAATTGACATTGCTGGTGAGCAACagagtgagaaggaaaaaaagtataaagcacTAGCAGTATTAGAGTAGCAAAAATTCTTCTTGGAAGGCAGATTAAAGTTAATAgaggtggggctcctgggtggctcagtggattaagccttggcctttggctcaggtcatgatcccggggtctggggatcgagccccgaattgggctctctgttcagcagggagcctgcttccctgcctctctcgccacctgcctctctgcctacttgtgatctctgtctattaaataaataaaatatatatttttaaaaagttaatagagGCAATGAATGACTTAGTACAATGTGGTAGATTAccggtttttaaaaatgtcatggtGTAAAAGCACTTTTGGTAGAGTTCTGAAGTATGAATTGAGATACTttttttgtaatctctgtctgaaaaataatttctttcagtatGTTTCTCAAGAGAATCACATTTAGAATGGTTGTTTGTTCATTGttattttttctgtctcattggaCACTGTCCCCCAAGCTTCTTTGTCAAATCTCAATTCTAAAGTGTATTATGTTTTATATTCCTTCATGTTTTGTGTGCAGTCCTGTTCTGGCAATTTTGATTCACTGACTTATTCCCTTTGAGCCATCGGCAGAGAGAACAGATAAAACATTACGTAAGATGTTTGC
This DNA window, taken from Meles meles chromosome 7, mMelMel3.1 paternal haplotype, whole genome shotgun sequence, encodes the following:
- the LOC123947191 gene encoding LOW QUALITY PROTEIN: olfactory receptor 6C3-like (The sequence of the model RefSeq protein was modified relative to this genomic sequence to represent the inferred CDS: inserted 2 bases in 1 codon); this encodes MRNHTMITEFILLGISDDPQLQVVIFIFLFMAYVLSVTGNLTIIILTLIDCHLKTPMYYFLQNFSLEITFTSVSIPRFLGAIITNIKTISYNNCLAQLFFFIFMGVAEFFLLTAMSFDRYVAICKPLHYTTIMSKKICTLLVFGSWLGGFLTIFPPLMLILQLDFCASNVIDHFSCDYFPILQLSCSDTWLLEMIGFYFAFVTXLFTLALVILSYLCILSTILRIPSASQRKKAFSTCSSHLIVISISYGSCIFMYVKPSAKERASLTKGVAILNTSIAPMLNPFIYTLRNQQVKQAFRNLLLKVLLSRNK